Proteins from a genomic interval of Arvicola amphibius chromosome 14, mArvAmp1.2, whole genome shotgun sequence:
- the Rap1a gene encoding ras-related protein Rap-1A, which translates to MREYKLVVLGSGGVGKSALTVQFVQGIFVEKYDPTIEDSYRKQVEVDCQQCMLEILDTAGTEQFTAMRDLYMKNGQGFALVYSITAQSTFNDLQDLREQILRVKDTEDVPMILVGNKCDLEDERVVGKEQGQNLARQWCNCAFLESSAKSKINVNEIFYDLVRQINRKTPVEKKKPKKKSCLLL; encoded by the exons aCAGTTCAGTTTGTTCAGGGAATTTTTGTTGAAAAATATGACCCAACGATAGAAGATTCCTACAGAAAG CAAGTTGAAGTAGATTGCCAACAATGTATGCTGGAAATCCTGGATACTGCAGGAACA GAACAGTTTACAGCAATGAGGGATTTGTATATGAAGAATGGCCAAGGATTTGCACTAGTTTATTCAATTACAGCTCAGTCTACGTTTAATGACTTACAGGACTTGAGAGAACAGATTTTACGGGTTAAAGACACAGAAGAT GTTCCAATGATTTTGGTTGGCAATAAATGTGACCTTGAAGATGAGCGGGTAGTTGGCAAAGAACAAGGCCAGAATTTAGCAAGACAGTGGTGTAACTGTGCCTTTTTAGAATCTTCTGCAAAGTCAAAGATCAACGTTAATGAG ATATTTTATGACCTGGtcagacagataaatagaaaaacacCAGTGGAAAAGAAGAAGCCTAAAAAGAAATCATGTCTGCTGCTCTAG